Proteins co-encoded in one Tachysurus fulvidraco isolate hzauxx_2018 chromosome 17, HZAU_PFXX_2.0, whole genome shotgun sequence genomic window:
- the dusp1 gene encoding dual specificity protein phosphatase 1, with the protein MYLDLSYPVRRPTMVIMEVPNIDCGSLRALLEGSETGCLVLDCRSFFSFSSSHISGSTNVRFSAIVRRRARGGLGLEHIVPNEDTRSKLLSGEYQSVVLLDDRSLDFSQVKKDGTLMLAVTALSRNNPRGAHVFFLKGGFDTFSSEFPEMCTKAPPPQGLSLPLSANCPPGSAEPNCNSCTTPLYDQGGPVEILPFLYLGSAYHASRKDMLDMLGITALINVSANCPNHFEDHYQYKSIPVEDNHKADISSWFNEAIEFIDSVRNKGGRVFVHCQAGISRSATICLAYLMRTNRVKLDEAFEFVKQRRSIISPNFSFMGQLLQFESQVLATSTCSSEASSPALSKSGTVFNFPVSIPVHAGASPLSFLSHHSPITPSPTC; encoded by the exons ATGTATTTAGATTTGTCTTATCCTGTGCGTCGTCCTACTATGGTCATAATGGAGGTTCCAAACATCGACTGTGGCTCTCTCCGGGCGCTTTTGGAGGGATCCGAGACTGGTTGTCTTGTTTTGGACTGCCGGTCGTTCTTCTCCTTTAGCTCTTCTCACATATCCGGCTCAACTAACGTGCGTTTTAGCGCAATAGTGCGCCGGAGGGCGCGAGGCGGACTTGGGCTAGAACACATTGTTCCCAATGAGGACACGCGGAGCAAGCTGCTTTCCGGAGAATATCAGTCTGTGGTACTACTGGATGACCGAAGCTTAGACTTCAGCCAAGTGAAAAAAGACGGAACTCTGATGCTGGCCGTGACCGCGTTGAGTCGGAACAACCCCCGAGGAGCGCACGTCTTCTTCTTGAAAG GCGGCTTCGACACCTTTTCATCCGAGTTCCCTGAAATGTGTACCAAAGCACCACCTCCACAAGGACTGAGTTTGCCTCTCAGTGCCAACTGTCCTCCTGGTAGCGCCGAACCAAACTGTAATAGCTGTACTACTCCTCTCTACGACCAG GGTGGCCCAGTGGAAATTCTGCCTTTTCTGTATCTTGGAAGTGCCTACCATGCTTCCCGTAAAGACATGCTGGACATGTTGGGCATCACGGCACTCATAAATGTTTCTGCCAACTGCCCCAATCATTTTGAGGACCATTATCAGTACAAGAGCATTCCAGTTGAAGACAACCACAAGGCAGACATTAGCTCCTGGTTCAATGAGGCCATCGAATTTATCG ACTCTGTGAGAAACAAAGGTGGCCGTGTCTTTGTGCACTGCCAGGCGGGCATCTCGCGCTCGGCAACCATCTGTCTGGCCTACCTCATGCGTACCAACCGTGTCAAGTTGGACGAGGCTTTCGAGTTCGTCAAGCAGCGCCGCAGTATCATCTCACCCAACTTCAGCTTCATGGGCCAGCTTCTGCAGTTCGAGTCACAAGTGCTTGCTACGTCCACCTGCTCATCAGAGGCTAGCAGTCCAGCACTCAGCAAAAGTGGCACTGTTTTCAACTTTCCTGTCTCTATTCCTGTCCATGCTGGTGCCAGTCCACTGTCCTTCTTGTCCCATCATAGTCCCATAACTCCTTCACCTACTTGCTGA